Proteins from one Caulobacter sp. X genomic window:
- a CDS encoding ABC transporter permease subunit produces the protein MLADAIAAERFRLLRDRSTLFWGFCFAPLIGFLLSVGGDLFLRFVIKKPMPGLAVGLIDQVIKTLSNGASTFGALFLMIGAAAVLAGDYRWETWRLLTPRNTRQNLLLAKLIVVGEAVFWSLLLSAVLSALAALVGSAINGKTVALSLLDRNPFDIVGVLAITWLEAMVLAALAACVGVLSRSTMGVVIACLGVRFVQTILSGALRAMEQGPPSWKLLSLPVFDADLLRAALLAPDQLGDAGGSAGVALAALVAWTAALAAVAVWLFRRQDLTKE, from the coding sequence ATGCTCGCCGACGCCATCGCCGCCGAACGCTTCCGCCTGCTGCGCGACCGTTCGACCCTGTTCTGGGGTTTCTGCTTCGCCCCGCTGATCGGCTTCCTGCTCAGCGTCGGCGGAGACCTCTTCCTACGGTTTGTGATCAAGAAGCCGATGCCCGGCCTGGCGGTCGGGTTGATCGATCAGGTGATCAAGACCCTGTCGAACGGCGCCTCGACCTTTGGCGCGCTGTTCCTGATGATCGGGGCGGCGGCGGTGCTGGCCGGCGACTATCGCTGGGAGACCTGGCGGCTGCTGACCCCGCGCAACACCCGCCAGAACCTGCTGCTGGCCAAGCTGATCGTGGTCGGCGAGGCGGTGTTCTGGAGCCTGCTTCTATCGGCGGTCCTATCAGCCCTCGCCGCGCTGGTCGGCTCGGCGATCAACGGCAAGACGGTGGCGCTCTCGCTGCTGGACCGCAACCCGTTCGACATCGTCGGCGTGCTGGCCATCACCTGGCTGGAGGCCATGGTCCTGGCCGCCCTCGCCGCCTGCGTCGGGGTGCTATCGCGTTCGACGATGGGCGTGGTCATCGCGTGCCTGGGCGTGCGCTTCGTGCAGACGATCCTGTCCGGCGCGCTGCGGGCGATGGAGCAAGGCCCGCCGAGCTGGAAGCTGTTGTCCCTGCCAGTCTTCGACGCCGACCTGCTCCGCGCGGCGCTGCTGGCGCCGGATCAACTCGGCGACGCCGGCGGCTCGGCGGGCGTGGCGCTGGCGGCGCTGGTCGCCTGGACGGCGGCGCTCGCGGCGGTGGCGGTATGGCTGTTCCGGCGGCAGGATTTGACGAAGGAATAG
- a CDS encoding ABC transporter ATP-binding protein — protein sequence MSIALEADRLTKTYGAVRALDEFSIAIPAGGVFGVLGPNGAGKSTLFRIALGLVRPTSGAARLFGAAPGDITALRKVGAMIETPRYPPYLTARDTLTMLALESGKKDADIGGWLERVSLTHAADRATSGFSVGMKQRLGLAAAFLTKPELVILDEPTSGMDPAGIQEIRALIVDLAKREGVTVILASHQLDEVKRVCDRVAILSRGKVVAEGGVAELTAGEARLRLTLASPLAPALSVLGDRGEADGADAVLADIPRAEAPAVIRALVEAGVDIVEARWREVDLEGVYLKSLGQTPTAATSEGAA from the coding sequence ATGTCGATCGCCCTCGAGGCCGACCGCCTCACCAAGACCTACGGGGCGGTGCGCGCCCTCGACGAGTTCTCCATCGCCATTCCCGCCGGCGGCGTGTTCGGGGTCCTGGGCCCGAATGGCGCGGGCAAGAGCACCCTGTTCCGGATCGCGCTGGGCCTGGTGCGTCCGACTAGCGGCGCGGCCCGGCTGTTCGGCGCCGCGCCCGGCGACATCACCGCCCTGCGCAAGGTCGGGGCGATGATCGAGACGCCGCGCTATCCGCCCTATCTGACCGCGCGCGACACCCTGACCATGCTGGCGCTGGAGAGCGGCAAGAAGGACGCCGACATTGGCGGCTGGCTGGAGCGGGTCAGCCTGACCCACGCCGCCGACCGCGCCACCAGCGGCTTCTCGGTCGGCATGAAACAGCGCCTGGGCCTAGCCGCCGCCTTCCTGACCAAGCCCGAGCTCGTGATCCTGGACGAGCCGACCAGCGGCATGGACCCGGCCGGCATCCAGGAGATCCGCGCCCTGATCGTCGATCTGGCCAAGCGCGAGGGCGTCACGGTCATCCTGGCTAGCCACCAGCTGGACGAGGTCAAGCGCGTCTGCGACCGCGTCGCCATCCTCTCGCGCGGCAAGGTCGTGGCCGAAGGGGGCGTCGCCGAACTGACCGCCGGCGAGGCCCGTCTGCGCCTGACGCTGGCCTCCCCCCTCGCCCCGGCGCTGTCGGTGCTGGGCGACCGCGGCGAGGCCGACGGCGCGGACGCCGTACTGGCCGACATCCCCCGCGCCGAAGCCCCCGCCGTGATCCGCGCCCTGGTCGAGGCCGGCGTCGACATCGTCGAGGCGCGCTGGCGCGAGGTCGATCTCGAAGGGGTCTATCTGAAATCGCTGGGCCAGACGCCCACGGCCGCCACCTCGGAAGGAGCCGCCTGA
- a CDS encoding ectonucleotide pyrophosphatase/phosphodiesterase: MGLRRLLFIAFAAALALTGGAEAREKAPHLTILISLDGFRADYLDRGVTPTIRALADEGARAAMRPSFPSQTYPNHYTLVTGKRPDRHGVVANEMEDAVIGGPKFTMNGPTANDPRWWSQAKPFWVSAVQQGKPAAAMFWPGSETEIDGARPTHWMKYDEKLPYDVRVDQVLSWMDSADGPPLAFTTLYFDAADTEGHHYGPDSPELRAALAEVDRSIGRLVDGLKARGRFEATDIIIVADHGMAPLPAANRVVLDDLIDLSKIHLVTRGAMTSFSPEKGHEAAVERAFLGQRPPHMTCWKKGKIPARFHYGHNPRVPAIICLSERGWYTTTRAAKAKPSKWDGKDGGAHGFDPYDPLMRAVFVAHGPSFRRGVVLPVFDNVDVYSLLARITGVTPERGDGSLAVLRQALR, from the coding sequence ATGGGCCTTCGCCGTCTTCTTTTCATCGCTTTCGCCGCCGCCCTGGCCCTGACGGGCGGCGCGGAAGCGCGGGAGAAGGCGCCGCACCTGACCATCCTGATTTCGCTGGACGGCTTTCGGGCGGACTACCTGGATCGCGGCGTCACCCCGACCATCAGGGCCTTGGCCGATGAGGGCGCGCGCGCGGCCATGCGGCCGTCGTTTCCCAGCCAGACCTATCCGAACCACTACACCCTGGTCACGGGCAAGCGTCCCGACCGGCATGGCGTGGTCGCCAACGAGATGGAGGACGCCGTCATCGGCGGGCCGAAGTTCACGATGAACGGGCCGACCGCCAATGACCCGCGCTGGTGGAGCCAGGCCAAGCCCTTCTGGGTGTCGGCGGTCCAGCAGGGCAAGCCGGCGGCCGCCATGTTCTGGCCGGGCTCCGAGACCGAGATCGATGGCGCGCGACCGACGCACTGGATGAAGTACGACGAGAAGCTGCCGTATGATGTTCGCGTGGATCAGGTGCTGTCCTGGATGGACAGCGCCGACGGACCGCCCCTGGCCTTCACCACGCTGTATTTCGACGCCGCCGACACCGAGGGGCATCATTACGGTCCGGACTCGCCGGAACTGCGCGCGGCCTTGGCTGAGGTCGACCGGTCGATCGGGCGTCTGGTGGATGGCCTGAAGGCGAGGGGGCGGTTCGAGGCGACCGACATCATCATCGTCGCCGATCACGGGATGGCGCCCTTGCCCGCCGCCAATCGCGTCGTCCTGGACGACCTGATCGACCTTTCCAAGATCCACCTGGTGACCCGGGGCGCGATGACCAGCTTCTCGCCGGAGAAGGGCCATGAGGCCGCGGTCGAGCGCGCGTTCCTGGGCCAGCGTCCGCCGCACATGACCTGCTGGAAGAAGGGAAAGATCCCCGCCCGGTTCCACTACGGCCACAACCCGCGCGTGCCAGCCATCATCTGCCTGTCGGAGCGCGGATGGTACACGACGACCCGCGCGGCCAAGGCCAAGCCCAGCAAGTGGGACGGCAAGGACGGCGGCGCTCATGGCTTCGATCCATACGACCCGCTGATGCGAGCGGTCTTCGTCGCCCACGGTCCCTCGTTCCGGCGGGGCGTCGTCCTGCCCGTGTTCGACAATGTCGACGTTTATTCGCTGCTGGCGAGGATCACGGGCGTGACGCCGGAACGGGGCGACGGTTCGCTGGCCGTTCTTCGGCAAGCCCTGCGCTAG
- a CDS encoding VOC family protein yields MRRPGLTSAIAYDDPKAAVAWLERAFGFEVALLVEDDQGRLAHCEMTYGESTVMIGSPWSDRIASPGMVGGKTTQTVHIQIVGDVDAHCARARAAGAQIFAEPENQFYGDRTYRCYDLEGHIWTVGAAVETVSFAEMEARSGHKISAPST; encoded by the coding sequence ATGCGGCGTCCTGGTTTGACTTCCGCGATCGCCTATGACGACCCCAAGGCCGCCGTCGCGTGGCTGGAGCGCGCGTTCGGTTTCGAGGTGGCGCTGCTAGTCGAGGACGATCAGGGCCGCCTGGCCCACTGCGAGATGACCTATGGCGAGTCGACGGTCATGATCGGCTCGCCTTGGAGCGACCGGATCGCCAGTCCTGGCATGGTTGGCGGCAAGACCACCCAGACCGTTCATATCCAGATCGTCGGTGACGTCGACGCCCATTGCGCTCGGGCCCGCGCGGCCGGGGCTCAAATCTTCGCCGAGCCGGAAAACCAGTTCTACGGCGACCGCACTTACCGCTGCTACGACCTCGAGGGGCACATCTGGACCGTCGGCGCGGCCGTCGAAACGGTGTCTTTCGCCGAGATGGAGGCGCGGAGCGGCCACAAGATCAGCGCGCCGTCGACATGA
- a CDS encoding MmcQ/YjbR family DNA-binding protein, whose product MITLEDFRRLALGLPRAIESAHMGTVDFRCGKIFATLGNPDADWAMVKLTPDQQEMRVAAEPEIFVPVPGGWGKGGATRLRLSACDETTARGALLDAWRNVAPRALLDGQT is encoded by the coding sequence ATGATCACGCTCGAGGACTTCCGCCGTCTGGCGCTGGGCCTGCCCCGAGCGATCGAAAGCGCGCACATGGGCACGGTCGACTTCCGGTGTGGGAAGATCTTCGCCACTCTGGGCAATCCCGATGCGGATTGGGCCATGGTCAAGCTGACGCCTGATCAACAGGAGATGCGCGTGGCGGCCGAGCCCGAGATCTTCGTCCCCGTCCCAGGCGGCTGGGGGAAAGGCGGAGCGACCCGCCTGCGCCTTTCCGCCTGCGACGAGACGACGGCGCGCGGCGCCCTGCTGGACGCCTGGCGCAACGTCGCGCCGAGAGCGCTGCTGGACGGTCAAACTTGA
- a CDS encoding helix-turn-helix transcriptional regulator, with protein sequence MSEALDRTLAALADPHRRRAVDLLRERPRRAGELAESLGLSPPAMSRHLRALRQSGLVEESHPEFDARVRVYSLRPEPMAQLKAWLDAAEDLWADQLSGLRAHIEGAAR encoded by the coding sequence TTGAGCGAGGCGCTGGACCGAACCCTGGCGGCTTTGGCCGATCCGCATCGTCGGCGAGCGGTCGATCTTTTGCGGGAAAGGCCGCGCCGGGCGGGCGAGCTGGCCGAGAGCCTGGGCCTTTCGCCGCCGGCCATGAGCCGGCATCTGCGCGCTCTGCGCCAGTCGGGCCTCGTCGAGGAGAGCCATCCCGAGTTCGACGCGCGGGTCAGGGTCTACAGCCTGCGGCCTGAACCCATGGCCCAGCTGAAGGCCTGGCTGGACGCCGCCGAGGACCTTTGGGCCGATCAACTGTCGGGACTTAGGGCCCACATCGAGGGCGCGGCGCGGTGA
- a CDS encoding SRPBCC domain-containing protein, translated as MSSRILVALRIEASPEAVFDAFVDDIALWWRPNPLFSFTPRSPGVMAFEEGRLVERLASGKTFEVGAVRVWERGARLVFGWRQASFAPGVETEVEVRFEPVEAGTRVTVEHRGWDAIPAENAARHGFPDAVFLHRHGEWWRALLTGLATRANSRQLGAAGEGEA; from the coding sequence GTGAGTTCGCGGATCCTGGTCGCCCTTCGGATCGAGGCTTCGCCCGAGGCGGTGTTCGACGCCTTCGTCGACGACATCGCGCTGTGGTGGCGGCCCAATCCGCTGTTCTCGTTCACGCCGCGCTCGCCGGGCGTCATGGCTTTCGAGGAGGGGCGGCTGGTCGAGCGTCTGGCGTCGGGTAAGACGTTCGAGGTTGGCGCCGTGCGGGTCTGGGAGCGCGGCGCGCGTCTGGTGTTCGGCTGGCGTCAGGCCAGCTTCGCGCCCGGCGTGGAGACCGAGGTCGAGGTGCGCTTCGAGCCTGTCGAGGCGGGAACCCGCGTCACGGTCGAGCATCGCGGCTGGGACGCCATCCCCGCCGAGAATGCGGCGCGACATGGTTTTCCCGATGCGGTGTTCCTGCACAGGCATGGCGAATGGTGGCGCGCGCTGCTGACGGGCCTTGCGACAAGGGCGAACAGCCGCCAACTAGGAGCCGCCGGGGAGGGCGAGGCATGA
- a CDS encoding TCR/Tet family MFS transporter encodes MTNTQITGGKRQAALGFIFVTAIMDVLSLGVMIPVLPNLVKAFGGGDTAAAADWNVLFATTWGVMQFFCSPILGLMSDRFGRRPVILTSIFGLGVDFLFMAFAPNLWWLFVGRIFNGMTAASFATAGAYVADVTTPENRAKGFGLMGAAFGIGFTFGPALGGWLWNVDHRAPFLVCAALALCNWLYGFFVLPESLPPERRQPRFDWKKANPLGSLQLLRRHPGLLGLAGVGFLFQLAHNVLPSVFVLYMGFRYNWGPDTVGLTLMASGISSIIIQGLVVGPAVRKLGERGALLVGLFSGFAGFTIYALAPTGLVYLCGLPIFAFSGLIQPGLQGLMTRRVAPNEQGQLQGANAALMGIASMIGPSLFLLPFAFAVRHDATLHMPGLPVLIAASLMLMATLLAWAKAKPAPTLEPQAA; translated from the coding sequence ATGACCAACACGCAGATCACGGGGGGCAAGCGCCAGGCGGCGCTGGGCTTCATCTTCGTCACCGCGATCATGGACGTCCTGTCCTTGGGGGTGATGATCCCCGTTCTGCCCAATCTGGTGAAGGCGTTCGGCGGCGGCGACACGGCCGCGGCGGCCGACTGGAACGTGCTGTTCGCCACTACCTGGGGGGTGATGCAGTTCTTCTGCTCGCCGATCCTGGGCCTGATGTCGGATCGCTTCGGGCGTCGACCGGTCATCCTGACCTCGATCTTCGGTCTTGGCGTCGACTTCCTGTTCATGGCCTTCGCGCCGAACCTCTGGTGGCTATTCGTCGGACGGATCTTCAACGGCATGACGGCGGCCAGCTTCGCGACCGCCGGCGCCTATGTCGCCGACGTCACCACGCCCGAAAACCGCGCCAAGGGCTTTGGCCTGATGGGCGCGGCGTTCGGGATCGGCTTCACCTTTGGTCCGGCCCTGGGCGGCTGGCTGTGGAATGTCGACCATCGCGCGCCGTTCCTGGTGTGCGCGGCCCTGGCGCTGTGCAACTGGCTCTACGGCTTCTTCGTGTTGCCGGAATCGCTGCCGCCCGAGCGCCGTCAGCCGCGCTTCGACTGGAAGAAGGCCAATCCGCTGGGCTCGCTGCAGCTGCTGCGCCGCCATCCGGGACTGCTGGGACTGGCCGGCGTCGGCTTCCTGTTCCAGTTGGCCCACAACGTTCTGCCCAGCGTCTTCGTGCTCTACATGGGCTTCCGCTACAACTGGGGTCCCGACACGGTCGGCCTGACGCTGATGGCCAGCGGGATCTCCAGCATCATCATCCAGGGCCTGGTCGTGGGCCCGGCGGTCCGCAAGCTGGGCGAGCGGGGCGCGCTGCTGGTCGGCCTGTTCTCGGGCTTCGCCGGCTTCACCATCTACGCCCTGGCGCCGACGGGGCTGGTCTATCTGTGCGGCCTGCCGATCTTCGCGTTCTCGGGCCTGATTCAGCCGGGGCTGCAGGGCCTGATGACCCGCCGCGTCGCGCCGAACGAGCAGGGCCAGTTGCAGGGCGCGAACGCGGCCCTGATGGGGATCGCCTCGATGATCGGCCCCTCGCTGTTCCTGCTGCCGTTCGCCTTCGCCGTGCGCCACGACGCGACCCTGCATATGCCGGGCTTGCCCGTGCTGATCGCCGCGAGCCTGATGCTGATGGCGACCCTGCTGGCCTGGGCCAAGGCCAAGCCGGCGCCGACGCTGGAACCACAAGCCGCCTGA
- a CDS encoding Do family serine endopeptidase: MKTMRNLRALLPALVLLTACSNPAGQSNAQAIPDMPQPTRRVPADAASMKQSFSPVVKKAAPAVVNVASRRVVQRRVDPFWDFFMGGGQGGSQVQGSLGSGAIVRSDGVIITNHHNIDGMSDITVQLADRREFPAVVLLDDPRADLAVLKIDTKGEKLPVMAIDDQEQLEVGDLVLAMGNPFGVGQTVTNGIVSALARTDVGAADFGSYIQTDAAINPGNSGGPLVDMDGDLVGINTFIISRSGSSSGVGFAIPARVVRQVVGAALGGGHSIVRPWLGVKGQAVNGEIAKSLGMTAPRGVLVAQVYPGSSADRAGLKEGDVILSIDGQAVNDEGGGAFAIGTHKLGDRVPMQIRRGDREQTITVRADAAPETPPRDERTLSGNNPFNGATVLNLSPAVAQDLGVDPFAGRGALVSKIGPGYAGNWMRPGDFVRSVNGRQINTVADLASAIAGRAAGWNVTIERGGQLIQARF, translated from the coding sequence TTGAAGACCATGCGCAACCTTCGCGCCCTGCTGCCCGCCCTGGTCCTGCTGACCGCCTGTTCGAATCCGGCGGGGCAGTCGAACGCCCAGGCCATTCCCGACATGCCTCAGCCGACGCGCCGCGTGCCGGCGGATGCGGCGTCGATGAAACAGTCGTTCTCGCCGGTGGTGAAGAAGGCCGCGCCGGCCGTGGTCAATGTCGCCAGCCGCCGGGTGGTGCAACGCCGCGTCGATCCGTTCTGGGACTTCTTCATGGGCGGCGGGCAGGGCGGCTCTCAGGTGCAGGGCTCGCTGGGCTCGGGCGCGATCGTGCGCTCTGACGGCGTGATCATCACCAACCATCACAACATCGACGGGATGAGCGACATCACCGTCCAACTGGCCGACCGTCGCGAGTTTCCGGCCGTGGTCCTGCTGGACGACCCGCGCGCCGACCTCGCCGTGCTGAAGATCGACACCAAGGGCGAGAAGTTGCCGGTGATGGCGATCGACGACCAGGAGCAGCTGGAGGTCGGCGATCTCGTCCTGGCCATGGGCAATCCGTTCGGCGTCGGCCAGACCGTGACCAACGGCATCGTTTCGGCCCTGGCGCGGACGGATGTCGGCGCGGCCGACTTCGGCAGCTACATACAGACCGACGCGGCCATCAACCCGGGTAATTCCGGCGGTCCGCTGGTCGACATGGACGGCGACCTCGTCGGCATCAACACCTTCATCATCTCGCGCTCCGGCTCGTCCAGCGGCGTCGGCTTCGCGATTCCCGCGCGAGTCGTTCGCCAGGTGGTGGGCGCCGCGCTAGGTGGCGGCCACAGCATCGTGCGGCCCTGGCTGGGCGTGAAGGGCCAGGCCGTCAACGGCGAGATCGCCAAGAGCCTGGGCATGACCGCGCCGCGCGGCGTGCTGGTGGCGCAGGTCTATCCTGGCTCCTCGGCCGATCGCGCCGGCTTGAAGGAAGGCGACGTGATCCTCTCGATCGACGGCCAAGCCGTGAACGACGAGGGCGGCGGCGCCTTCGCCATCGGCACCCACAAGCTGGGCGACCGCGTGCCGATGCAGATCCGCCGCGGCGATCGCGAGCAGACCATCACGGTCCGCGCCGACGCCGCCCCCGAGACGCCGCCGCGCGACGAGCGCACCCTGTCGGGCAACAACCCGTTCAACGGTGCGACGGTGCTGAACCTCTCGCCAGCGGTGGCTCAGGACCTCGGCGTCGATCCGTTCGCGGGGCGCGGCGCGCTGGTCAGCAAGATCGGCCCCGGCTACGCCGGCAACTGGATGCGCCCCGGCGACTTCGTCCGCAGCGTCAACGGCCGGCAGATCAACACCGTCGCCGACCTCGCCTCGGCTATTGCCGGGCGCGCGGCGGGCTGGAACGTCACCATCGAACGCGGCGGTCAACTGATCCAGGCGCGGTTCTAG
- a CDS encoding replication-associated recombination protein A, translating into MSDLFQAAGLTPHAPAPLADRLRPQSLDEVVGQQHLLGPEGPIGRMAAAHRLASMILWGPPGTGKTTIARLLAKAGGYEFQQISAVFSGVADLKKAFEQARARRMAGQSTLLFVDEIHRFNRAQQDGFLPFVEEGIVTLVGATTENPSFELNSALLSRCQVFVLKRLNEDSLEQLLQRAEAAENRPLPVDAEARSALVAMADGDGRYLLTLAETLFSIGTDSPLNPTQLGQFLQKRRPAYDKDREEHYNLISALHKSVRGSDPDAALYWLARMLEGGEDPLFIARRLVRMASEDIGAADPLSLLLTTAAKDAYDFLGSPEGELALAQAVVHMASAPKSNAVYTAYKAARRAAKETGSLMPPSHILNAPTKLMKSLGYGDGYAYDHDVEGGVSGQNYFPDGMERRRFYEPKPVGAEAKVRERLEAWGKVRKDGK; encoded by the coding sequence ATGTCCGATCTCTTCCAGGCCGCCGGCCTGACGCCCCACGCTCCGGCCCCGCTGGCCGACCGTCTGCGACCCCAGAGCCTCGACGAGGTTGTGGGCCAGCAGCATCTGCTGGGCCCCGAGGGGCCCATCGGTCGTATGGCGGCGGCGCATCGCCTGGCCTCGATGATCCTGTGGGGACCGCCGGGCACGGGCAAGACCACCATCGCCCGCCTGCTGGCCAAGGCCGGCGGCTATGAGTTCCAGCAGATTTCGGCGGTGTTTTCGGGCGTCGCCGACCTGAAGAAGGCCTTCGAGCAGGCCCGAGCCCGGCGCATGGCCGGCCAGAGCACCCTGCTGTTCGTCGACGAGATCCACCGCTTCAACCGCGCCCAGCAGGACGGCTTTCTGCCGTTCGTGGAGGAGGGGATCGTCACCCTGGTCGGCGCCACGACCGAGAACCCCTCGTTCGAGCTGAACAGCGCCTTGCTGTCGCGCTGCCAGGTGTTCGTGCTCAAGCGCCTGAACGAGGACTCGCTGGAGCAGCTTCTCCAGCGCGCCGAAGCCGCCGAGAACCGCCCGCTGCCGGTCGACGCCGAAGCGCGTTCGGCCCTGGTCGCCATGGCGGATGGCGACGGTCGCTATCTGCTGACCCTGGCCGAGACCCTGTTCTCGATCGGAACCGACAGCCCGCTGAACCCGACCCAACTGGGCCAGTTCCTGCAGAAGCGCCGCCCGGCCTACGACAAGGACCGCGAGGAGCACTACAACCTCATCTCGGCCCTGCATAAGTCGGTGCGCGGCAGCGATCCCGACGCGGCCCTCTACTGGCTGGCGCGGATGCTGGAGGGCGGCGAGGACCCGCTGTTCATCGCCCGCCGCCTGGTGCGGATGGCGTCCGAGGACATCGGCGCGGCCGATCCGCTGTCCCTGCTGCTGACGACGGCGGCCAAGGACGCCTACGACTTCCTGGGATCGCCGGAGGGCGAGCTGGCCCTGGCCCAGGCCGTGGTCCACATGGCCAGCGCGCCCAAGTCGAACGCCGTCTACACCGCCTACAAGGCCGCCCGCCGCGCGGCCAAGGAGACCGGCAGCCTGATGCCGCCGTCGCACATCCTCAACGCGCCGACCAAGCTGATGAAGTCGCTCGGCTATGGCGACGGCTACGCCTACGACCACGACGTCGAGGGCGGCGTCTCGGGCCAGAACTACTTCCCGGACGGCATGGAGCGCCGGCGCTTCTATGAGCCCAAGCCGGTCGGCGCCGAGGCCAAGGTGCGCGAGCGCTTGGAAGCCTGGGGCAAGGTGCGTAAGGACGGCAAATGA